A genome region from Yoonia vestfoldensis includes the following:
- a CDS encoding penicillin-binding protein activator: MVAAFRQGCKPVARVFAFLSLLWLAACGPALQTGTTGGLSLGAARSVQVALLVPGGSGEGSDAFLAQNFENAARMAIADLNGARIDLRVYNTATDAAQAAVVARMAVDDGAQIILGPLFAEAANAVGVAVANSNVNVLAFSNNSSIAGGNVFILGQTFDDTARRLVQYANGQGIERFMIAYGQDIGGEMGRDAIAAAVRQTGSQVVAAEAYPLSQAGIFAATRQLVSTAQASDAQAIFTTAGANADLPIIATGLPEAGLDATQTRLIGLTRWDAVPQLLALPGVQGGLFAMPDQGPATLFQDRYAATYGSQPHPLAGLAYDGIAAVGALIATGDGALTRAALTSPQGFRGTSGVFRLLPNGQNERGLAVATIQQNQVIILEQAPRNFGAAGF, from the coding sequence ATGGTCGCCGCTTTTCGTCAGGGCTGCAAGCCGGTCGCGCGTGTTTTCGCATTTTTGTCGCTGCTCTGGTTGGCGGCTTGCGGTCCGGCTTTGCAGACCGGCACCACGGGCGGCCTGTCGCTGGGTGCTGCGCGGTCGGTCCAGGTCGCCTTGCTGGTGCCCGGCGGATCAGGCGAGGGCAGCGATGCCTTTCTTGCGCAGAATTTCGAAAACGCAGCGCGCATGGCGATTGCGGATCTGAACGGGGCGCGGATCGACCTGCGGGTTTATAACACGGCGACCGATGCGGCGCAGGCGGCTGTGGTCGCGCGGATGGCGGTGGATGATGGCGCCCAGATCATCCTGGGGCCCTTATTCGCCGAAGCTGCCAATGCCGTGGGCGTGGCCGTGGCCAATAGCAATGTCAACGTGCTGGCCTTTTCCAACAATAGCAGCATCGCTGGCGGCAATGTCTTTATCCTGGGCCAGACATTCGACGATACCGCACGCCGGCTGGTGCAATATGCAAACGGGCAAGGCATCGAGCGGTTCATGATCGCCTATGGTCAGGATATCGGCGGCGAGATGGGCCGCGATGCCATCGCTGCCGCCGTGCGCCAGACTGGATCCCAAGTCGTGGCCGCCGAGGCCTATCCGCTGTCGCAGGCCGGTATCTTTGCGGCGACCCGGCAGCTGGTCAGCACCGCCCAGGCGAGCGATGCCCAGGCGATCTTTACCACCGCCGGGGCCAATGCCGATCTGCCGATCATCGCCACCGGCCTGCCCGAGGCCGGGCTGGATGCCACCCAGACCCGCCTGATCGGCCTGACCCGCTGGGATGCCGTGCCACAGCTTTTGGCGCTGCCCGGTGTGCAGGGCGGTCTGTTCGCCATGCCCGACCAAGGCCCGGCGACCCTGTTTCAGGACCGCTATGCCGCCACCTATGGATCACAGCCACATCCGCTGGCGGGGCTGGCCTATGACGGGATCGCCGCCGTGGGCGCGCTGATCGCCACCGGCGACGGCGCCTTGACGCGGGCCGCGCTGACAAGTCCGCAAGGGTTTCGTGGCACATCGGGCGTCTTCCGCCTGCTGCCCAACGGGCAGAATGAACGCGGCTTGGCCGTTGCCACCATCCAACAAAATCAGGTCATAATCCTTGAACAAGCCCCTAGAAACTTTGGCGCAGCCGGGTTCTGA
- a CDS encoding [protein-PII] uridylyltransferase — MAQPGSEPVRARHVETPDGLICPTAVIFDTAAVTTRIATETAGVASEKEVRAIAVRILAEARQTGLAEISTAFAMQPFASRPTTRAYCWLTDQIVTIVLDVATRRLHPAPNPTEAEKLALIAVGGYGRGEMAPYSDVDLLFLTPYKITPWAESVIESMLYMLWDLKLKIGHASRTIKDCLRLAREDYTIRTSLVEYRYLAGDAALAQALGQRLWQDLFRNTASDFIEAKLAERAERHRKQGGQRYMVEPNVKEGKGGLRDLQSMFWMSKYVNGVKHAAELVGLRVFTQDEFEAFVKAEDFLWAVRCHLHLIAGRAVDQLTFDMQVEVAAAMGYTDHGGRRAVEHFMQAYFREATRVGELTRIFLTALEATHTKPEPMLVRFLTRRKAAKPPYAIKQNRLTVADDAAFFADKLNMLRIFEEALRTGTLLHPDAMRLIASHLHLVDDAMRQNREASRIFLDILLKHGNPERGLRRMNELGMLGAFIPEFAPIVAMMQFNMYHHYTVDEHTIQCISNLAQIERGELVEELPVVSGILKRGISRKVLYVALLLHDIGKGRPEDHAILGAQIARKLCPRLGLNKKECDTVEWLIRYHLLMSDVAQKRDIAEPRTVRGFANAVKSVERLDLLTVLTVCDIRGVGPGTWNNWKAVLIRNLYKATRAALETGLEDLNRESREAEAKRTLRAALADWDAKALKTEVGRHYGPYWQGLPSAAQVIFANLLRDIDDDQICIDLMLDADRDATRACFAMVDHPGLFSRMTGALALVGANIVDARTYTSKDGYATAVFWVQDGDGNPYEESRLQRLRQMIVRTLRGEVVAREALKDKDKIKKRERAFRVDTKITFDNEGSEIYTIIEVDTRDRPGLLYDLTRTLANAHVYIASAVIATYGEQVVDTFYVKDMVGLKYYSDAKRQALERKLREAIAQGAQRAIS, encoded by the coding sequence TTGGCGCAGCCGGGTTCTGAACCCGTCCGTGCGCGCCATGTCGAAACACCTGACGGGCTGATCTGCCCGACCGCCGTCATTTTCGACACGGCCGCCGTGACCACACGGATCGCCACAGAAACCGCTGGCGTCGCTTCGGAAAAAGAGGTGCGCGCCATCGCGGTGCGCATCCTGGCCGAGGCGCGCCAGACCGGGCTGGCCGAGATCAGCACCGCCTTTGCGATGCAGCCTTTCGCATCACGCCCCACGACGCGTGCCTATTGCTGGCTGACCGACCAGATCGTGACCATCGTGCTGGATGTGGCGACCCGCCGCCTGCATCCCGCCCCGAACCCGACCGAGGCGGAGAAACTGGCGCTGATTGCCGTCGGCGGCTACGGGCGCGGCGAAATGGCGCCCTATTCCGATGTCGATCTGCTGTTCCTGACGCCCTACAAGATCACCCCCTGGGCCGAGAGCGTGATCGAATCCATGCTGTACATGCTCTGGGACCTGAAGCTGAAAATCGGTCACGCCAGCCGGACGATCAAGGATTGCCTGCGCCTTGCACGCGAGGATTACACGATCCGCACCTCTTTGGTCGAATACCGCTATCTGGCGGGCGATGCGGCACTGGCGCAGGCGCTGGGCCAGCGGCTCTGGCAGGATCTGTTCCGCAATACCGCCAGCGATTTCATCGAGGCAAAACTGGCCGAACGCGCCGAACGCCACCGCAAGCAGGGCGGCCAGCGCTATATGGTCGAACCCAATGTCAAAGAGGGCAAAGGCGGGCTGCGCGACCTGCAATCCATGTTCTGGATGAGCAAATACGTCAATGGCGTCAAACATGCAGCCGAGCTTGTGGGGCTGCGGGTCTTTACGCAGGACGAATTCGAAGCCTTCGTCAAAGCCGAGGATTTTCTTTGGGCCGTGCGCTGCCATCTGCATCTGATCGCGGGCCGCGCGGTTGATCAGCTGACCTTTGACATGCAGGTCGAGGTCGCCGCCGCCATGGGCTATACAGATCACGGCGGCAGGCGGGCGGTCGAACATTTCATGCAGGCCTATTTCCGCGAGGCCACCCGCGTCGGCGAATTGACCCGCATCTTCCTGACCGCGCTCGAGGCGACCCATACCAAGCCCGAACCGATGCTGGTCCGTTTTCTGACCCGTCGCAAGGCCGCCAAGCCCCCCTATGCGATCAAGCAAAACCGGCTGACCGTCGCCGATGATGCCGCATTCTTTGCCGACAAGCTGAACATGCTGCGCATCTTCGAAGAAGCCCTGCGCACCGGCACCCTGCTGCACCCCGACGCCATGCGGCTGATCGCATCGCATCTGCATCTGGTCGATGACGCCATGCGCCAGAACCGCGAGGCAAGCCGGATCTTCCTTGATATCCTGCTCAAACACGGCAATCCCGAACGGGGCCTGCGGCGGATGAATGAACTGGGGATGCTGGGGGCCTTCATCCCCGAATTCGCGCCGATTGTCGCGATGATGCAATTCAATATGTATCACCATTACACGGTCGACGAACACACGATCCAATGCATCAGCAATCTGGCCCAGATCGAACGCGGCGAATTGGTCGAGGAATTGCCGGTGGTGTCGGGCATCCTCAAGCGCGGGATCAGCCGCAAAGTGCTTTATGTGGCGCTGCTGCTGCATGATATCGGCAAGGGCCGCCCCGAGGATCACGCCATCCTTGGCGCCCAGATCGCGCGCAAACTCTGCCCGCGGCTGGGGCTGAACAAAAAGGAATGCGACACTGTCGAATGGCTGATCCGCTACCATTTGCTGATGTCGGATGTGGCGCAAAAACGCGATATCGCCGAACCGCGCACCGTGCGCGGCTTTGCCAATGCGGTCAAATCGGTGGAACGGCTGGACCTTTTGACCGTGCTGACGGTCTGTGACATCCGCGGCGTCGGCCCCGGCACCTGGAACAACTGGAAAGCGGTGCTGATCCGCAATCTCTATAAGGCGACGCGCGCCGCGCTGGAAACCGGGCTTGAGGATCTCAACCGCGAAAGCCGCGAGGCCGAGGCGAAACGCACCCTGCGCGCCGCGCTGGCGGATTGGGATGCCAAGGCGCTGAAAACCGAGGTCGGCCGCCATTACGGCCCCTATTGGCAGGGTCTGCCCAGTGCGGCGCAGGTCATTTTCGCCAATTTGCTGCGCGACATCGATGATGACCAGATCTGCATCGACCTGATGCTGGACGCCGACCGCGATGCGACCCGCGCCTGTTTCGCCATGGTGGATCATCCGGGCCTGTTCAGCCGGATGACCGGCGCGCTGGCGCTGGTGGGGGCCAATATCGTGGATGCACGCACCTATACGTCCAAGGACGGCTATGCCACGGCCGTGTTCTGGGTGCAGGACGGCGACGGCAATCCTTACGAGGAAAGCCGCCTGCAACGCCTGCGCCAGATGATCGTGCGCACCCTGCGCGGCGAGGTCGTCGCCCGCGAGGCGCTCAAAGACAAGGACAAGATCAAGAAACGCGAACGCGCCTTCCGGGTTGATACGAAAATCACCTTCGACAATGAAGGATCCGAAATCTACACGATCATCGAGGTCGACACCCGCGACCGGCCCGGCCTTTTGTATGATCTGACGCGCACGCTGGCCAATGCGCATGTCTATATCGCCTCGGCCGTGATCGCGACCTATGGCGAACAGGTCGTGGATACATTCTATGTCAAGGATATGGTCGGGCTGAAATATTATTCCGACGCCAAGCGTCAGGCCCTTGAACGCAAATTGCGCGAGGCCATCGCGCAAGGCGCGCAGCGGGCCATATCATGA
- the murJ gene encoding murein biosynthesis integral membrane protein MurJ translates to MKQVRLMAGFFTVGLWTLVSRVAGFVRDIFIAAYLGTGPVAEAFLVAFSLPNLFRRFFAEGAFNMAFVPMFAKKLEADDGAHQFAQDAYLAMWVILSGFTVIGIVAMPALVTAMASGFIGTDRFDLAVYYGRIAFPYILFISLTALLSGVLNATGRFTAAAAAPVILNAGFVVALLIAAATGSGAASDNPERMGLWLAYAVPLAGIGQLALVWWAAKRAGFALRIGKPRWTPALKRLAIIAAPAALAGGVVQINLLVGRQVASYFDGAVAWLSYADRLYQLPLGVVGIAIGVVLLPDLSRRLRAQDLAGGKDAFNRACEVSLALTIPAAVALVVIALPLVGVLFERGAFDGSDTAATALAVAVYGLGLPAFVMQKTLQPLFFAREDTKRPFYYALAALGLNAALAIGLAPFIGFIAAAWGTSLTGWAMVWLLWRGSRDMGAAADFDARFKSRLPRIIAAAAVMGLVLAALAAVMAPFFDIPTWRYLALLVLIAAGIVTYFGIGQMIGAFKLAEFRRAMKR, encoded by the coding sequence ATGAAACAGGTGCGCCTGATGGCGGGCTTTTTTACCGTCGGGCTCTGGACGCTGGTCAGCCGCGTGGCGGGGTTCGTGCGCGATATCTTTATCGCGGCCTATCTGGGCACAGGCCCGGTGGCCGAGGCCTTTCTGGTCGCCTTCTCATTGCCCAACCTTTTCCGCCGGTTCTTTGCCGAAGGCGCGTTCAACATGGCCTTCGTGCCGATGTTCGCCAAAAAGCTCGAAGCGGATGACGGGGCGCATCAATTCGCACAAGATGCCTATCTGGCGATGTGGGTGATCCTGTCCGGCTTTACCGTGATCGGGATCGTGGCGATGCCCGCGCTGGTCACGGCGATGGCCAGCGGGTTCATAGGGACCGACCGCTTTGATCTGGCGGTCTATTACGGGCGGATCGCCTTTCCCTATATCCTGTTCATCTCGCTGACTGCGCTTCTGTCGGGCGTACTGAATGCGACTGGCCGCTTTACCGCCGCTGCCGCAGCCCCCGTGATCTTGAATGCAGGCTTTGTCGTGGCGCTGCTGATCGCGGCAGCCACCGGCAGCGGGGCGGCGAGCGACAATCCCGAACGGATGGGGCTTTGGCTGGCCTATGCGGTGCCACTTGCCGGGATCGGGCAATTGGCGCTGGTCTGGTGGGCGGCGAAACGGGCAGGCTTTGCCCTGCGGATCGGCAAACCGCGCTGGACGCCGGCACTGAAACGGCTGGCGATCATCGCCGCCCCAGCGGCATTGGCGGGTGGCGTTGTGCAGATCAACCTGCTGGTGGGCCGTCAGGTCGCAAGCTATTTCGACGGGGCTGTCGCATGGCTGTCCTATGCCGACCGGCTCTATCAACTGCCGCTTGGCGTTGTCGGCATTGCCATTGGCGTGGTGCTGCTGCCCGACCTGTCACGGCGGCTGCGCGCCCAAGACCTTGCGGGGGGCAAAGATGCCTTCAACCGCGCCTGCGAAGTCTCGCTCGCGCTGACGATCCCTGCGGCGGTGGCGCTGGTGGTGATCGCGCTGCCCTTGGTCGGCGTGCTCTTCGAACGGGGGGCCTTTGATGGATCGGATACCGCCGCCACGGCGCTGGCGGTGGCTGTCTACGGGCTGGGACTGCCCGCTTTTGTCATGCAAAAGACGCTGCAACCGCTGTTCTTCGCGCGCGAAGACACCAAACGGCCCTTCTACTACGCCCTTGCCGCATTGGGCCTGAATGCCGCGCTGGCGATCGGGCTTGCCCCTTTCATCGGCTTTATCGCCGCCGCATGGGGCACCAGCCTGACCGGCTGGGCGATGGTCTGGCTCTTGTGGCGCGGCAGCCGCGACATGGGGGCTGCGGCCGATTTCGACGCAAGGTTCAAATCGCGCCTGCCGCGGATCATCGCGGCTGCGGCTGTGATGGGGCTGGTGCTGGCCGCACTCGCCGCCGTGATGGCACCGTTCTTCGACATCCCGACATGGCGCTATCTGGCGCTGCTGGTGCTGATTGCGGCAGGCATCGTGACCTATTTCGGCATAGGCCAGATGATCGGCGCATTCAAACTCGCCGAGTTCCGGCGCGCGATGAAACGCTGA
- a CDS encoding rhomboid family intramembrane serine protease, which translates to MSDNMSEKPINDLSPVVIGLALLIIGAEAAFQLANAGLIGGPRGLGWRMEAVGRFGFSPAVLDRVLVQGDWSVDMLMRFVTYPFVNGEIVQTAFCAALTLALGKFTSEYFGGLKVLVIYLACAIIGAVAYGLLVDGNAPLLGGFTPVYGLIGAYTYVLWLRLGQAGENQLMAFRLIGFLLALQLGFGLIFGAGQSWIAELSGFVAGFVLAVPLAPGGWAMLLARMRQRS; encoded by the coding sequence ATGTCCGACAACATGTCCGAGAAGCCGATCAATGACCTTTCACCTGTCGTGATCGGCCTTGCGCTGCTGATCATTGGCGCTGAGGCCGCGTTCCAGCTGGCCAATGCGGGGCTGATCGGCGGGCCGCGTGGCCTTGGCTGGCGGATGGAGGCGGTGGGCCGGTTCGGCTTTTCGCCCGCCGTGCTGGACCGCGTGCTGGTGCAGGGCGATTGGTCGGTTGATATGCTGATGCGCTTTGTGACCTATCCTTTCGTCAATGGCGAAATCGTGCAGACGGCGTTCTGCGCCGCGCTGACGCTGGCCTTGGGCAAGTTCACGTCGGAATATTTCGGTGGGCTGAAGGTGCTGGTGATCTATCTGGCCTGCGCGATCATCGGGGCTGTCGCTTATGGCCTGCTGGTTGATGGCAATGCGCCGCTGCTGGGTGGTTTTACCCCCGTTTACGGCCTGATCGGGGCCTATACCTATGTGCTTTGGCTGCGGCTGGGGCAGGCGGGGGAAAACCAGCTGATGGCGTTCCGGCTGATCGGGTTTTTGCTGGCGCTGCAACTGGGGTTCGGGCTGATCTTTGGCGCGGGCCAGTCATGGATCGCGGAACTGTCGGGCTTTGTCGCGGGATTCGTGCTGGCGGTGCCATTGGCACCCGGTGGCTGGGCCATGCTGCTGGCGCGGATGCGGCAGAGGTCGTAA
- the trpS gene encoding tryptophan--tRNA ligase: MTQPTFTPRVFSGIKPSGGLQLGNYLGAIKRFVGMQGTMETIYCVVDLHAITVWQDPADLANGTREVAAGYLAAGLDPAKSILFNQSRVAAHAELGWIFNCVARVGWMNRMTQFKDKAGSNAEKVSLGLYAYPSLMAADILLYHATHVPVGEDQKQHVELTRDIAAKFNHDYGVDFFPLTEPVIDGPATRVMNLRDGTKKMSKSGDSDMERINMLDDADTIAKKFKKAKTDAEPLPETVEGLKTRPEARNLVDIYAALDDTTPETVIAQYAGAGWGTFKPALADLAVAKLAPISQDMARFMDDPAEIDRILAQGADKARAIADPVLQRTYDIVGLLRG, translated from the coding sequence ATGACCCAGCCAACCTTTACCCCGCGCGTCTTTTCGGGGATCAAACCTTCGGGCGGTCTGCAACTGGGCAATTATCTGGGCGCGATCAAACGGTTCGTCGGCATGCAGGGCACGATGGAAACCATCTATTGCGTCGTCGATCTGCATGCGATCACCGTCTGGCAGGACCCTGCGGATCTGGCCAATGGCACGCGCGAGGTTGCGGCGGGCTATCTGGCCGCCGGTCTGGACCCTGCGAAATCCATCCTGTTCAACCAAAGCCGTGTTGCGGCCCATGCCGAATTGGGCTGGATCTTCAATTGCGTCGCACGCGTCGGCTGGATGAACCGGATGACCCAGTTCAAGGACAAGGCGGGGTCGAACGCGGAAAAGGTCTCGCTCGGGCTTTATGCCTATCCGTCACTGATGGCGGCGGACATCCTGCTTTATCATGCGACCCATGTGCCAGTGGGCGAGGACCAGAAACAGCATGTCGAACTGACCCGCGATATCGCGGCCAAGTTCAACCACGATTACGGCGTCGATTTCTTTCCGCTGACCGAACCGGTGATCGACGGGCCAGCCACCCGCGTGATGAACCTGCGCGACGGGACCAAGAAAATGTCCAAATCCGGCGACAGCGATATGGAACGGATCAACATGCTCGATGATGCCGACACGATCGCCAAAAAGTTCAAAAAGGCCAAGACCGACGCCGAGCCTTTGCCCGAAACAGTCGAAGGGCTGAAAACCCGCCCCGAGGCGCGCAATCTGGTGGATATCTACGCAGCCCTCGACGATACCACGCCCGAGACCGTGATCGCACAATATGCCGGGGCGGGCTGGGGCACGTTCAAACCCGCGCTGGCCGATCTGGCGGTGGCGAAACTGGCCCCCATTTCGCAAGATATGGCGCGGTTCATGGACGATCCCGCCGAGATCGACCGCATTCTGGCGCAAGGGGCCGACAAGGCCCGCGCCATCGCGGACCCGGTGCTGCAACGGACCTATGATATCGTGGGGCTGCTGCGCGGCTGA
- a CDS encoding VOC family protein, translated as MSAPAATRIGHIHLRVADLDRAIAFYGDVLGFHVTQRFGTGAAFLAAGDYHHHIGLNTWESLGAPPPPAGHTGLYHTAILYPDRASLGAATARVLAAGIPLDGAADHGVSEAVYLRDPDNNGVELYTDKPQADWPRDANGALRMVNDRLDVQALVDLAQKLSQN; from the coding sequence ATGTCCGCCCCTGCCGCCACCCGTATCGGTCATATTCATCTGCGCGTCGCTGACCTTGACCGCGCGATTGCCTTTTACGGCGATGTGTTGGGCTTTCACGTCACGCAGCGGTTCGGGACGGGTGCTGCCTTTCTGGCGGCTGGCGATTATCATCACCATATCGGGTTGAACACCTGGGAAAGCCTTGGGGCACCCCCGCCGCCTGCGGGGCATACCGGGCTTTATCACACTGCGATCCTCTATCCCGACCGTGCATCGCTGGGCGCCGCCACCGCGCGGGTGCTGGCGGCGGGCATCCCGCTCGACGGTGCCGCCGATCACGGTGTCAGCGAGGCCGTCTATCTGCGCGATCCCGACAATAACGGTGTCGAGCTTTACACCGACAAGCCGCAGGCCGATTGGCCGCGCGATGCCAATGGTGCTTTGCGCATGGTCAATGACAGGCTGGACGTGCAGGCGCTGGTCGATCTCGCGCAGAAGCTGTCACAAAACTGA
- a CDS encoding universal stress protein, which produces MRKFLVVLDDSRECLNAMRFAAMRAARSGGGVTILSVIPPDEFNHWIGVGEIMRAEARERIEVHYEVFAKWMRDKQNIHPELIIREGEPLDEIIAQITEDPEIGVLVLGAGTDSKGPGPLVTQLSRQAGSLPVPITIVPGDLSKERLESIT; this is translated from the coding sequence ATGCGCAAGTTTCTGGTGGTACTGGATGATAGCCGCGAATGTCTGAACGCGATGCGCTTTGCCGCGATGCGGGCCGCACGGTCTGGCGGCGGTGTGACGATCCTGTCGGTGATCCCGCCCGACGAATTCAACCATTGGATCGGGGTCGGCGAAATCATGCGCGCCGAGGCCCGCGAGAGGATCGAGGTCCATTACGAGGTTTTCGCCAAATGGATGCGCGACAAGCAGAATATCCACCCCGAACTGATCATCCGCGAAGGCGAACCGCTGGATGAGATCATCGCGCAGATCACCGAAGACCCCGAAATCGGCGTCCTGGTGCTTGGGGCCGGCACCGACAGCAAAGGCCCCGGCCCGCTGGTCACCCAGCTGAGCCGGCAGGCCGGCAGCCTGCCCGTGCCGATCACCATCGTGCCCGGTGATCTGTCGAAGGAACGGCTCGAATCGATTACCTGA
- a CDS encoding NifU family protein, with amino-acid sequence MFIQTESTPNPATLKFLPGQNVLDVGTADFPNAEAAQHSPLAQRIFAAGGVSGVFFGIDFVTVTKADGVEWDHIKPGILGAIMEHYQSGQSVMAADHKPVSGHADHSGEDGDIVNQIKELLDTRVRPAVAQDGGDITFHGFDRGIVYLHMQGACAGCPSSTLTLKMGIENLLRHYIPEVIEVRPVAA; translated from the coding sequence ATGTTCATCCAGACCGAATCGACCCCGAATCCCGCGACGCTGAAATTCCTGCCCGGACAGAACGTGCTGGATGTCGGCACCGCCGATTTCCCCAATGCCGAGGCCGCGCAGCATTCGCCGCTGGCCCAGCGCATCTTTGCGGCGGGCGGCGTGTCGGGCGTGTTTTTCGGCATCGACTTTGTCACGGTGACCAAGGCCGATGGCGTGGAATGGGACCATATCAAACCCGGCATTCTGGGCGCGATCATGGAACATTACCAATCGGGCCAATCGGTGATGGCCGCCGACCACAAACCCGTCAGCGGACATGCCGACCACAGCGGCGAGGATGGCGATATCGTCAACCAGATCAAGGAATTGCTGGATACCCGCGTGCGCCCTGCCGTCGCGCAAGACGGGGGCGACATTACCTTCCACGGCTTTGATCGTGGTATCGTCTATCTGCATATGCAGGGCGCTTGCGCCGGTTGCCCCTCGTCCACGCTGACGCTGAAAATGGGCATCGAGAACCTGCTGCGCCATTATATCCCCGAGGTGATCGAGGTCCGGCCTGTCGCGGCCTGA
- the tsaB gene encoding tRNA (adenosine(37)-N6)-threonylcarbamoyltransferase complex dimerization subunit type 1 TsaB: MPPKTRLIAFDTSAAHCAAALLLGDRIITRVDDMAKGQAEHLMPMLGEMLTAQGLTWRDLDGIGVGTGPGNFTGIRISVSAARGLALGLGKPAVGVSVFETTQQLSGRAQVAVPAPRDQAYLMDFDTEAKPVIRPLTGLGAVAFSTDHSPAAHIGCLAQIAAGRIGGDYPRPTPLYVRAADAAPARDAAPVILP; this comes from the coding sequence ATGCCGCCTAAGACCAGATTGATCGCATTCGACACATCGGCGGCGCATTGCGCCGCCGCTTTGCTGTTGGGCGACCGGATCATCACCCGCGTCGATGACATGGCCAAAGGACAGGCCGAACATCTGATGCCGATGCTGGGGGAAATGCTGACCGCCCAAGGGCTGACATGGCGCGATCTGGACGGGATCGGCGTGGGCACCGGCCCGGGCAATTTCACCGGCATCCGCATTTCGGTCAGTGCCGCGCGCGGTCTGGCCTTGGGGCTGGGCAAGCCTGCGGTGGGGGTTTCGGTGTTTGAAACCACGCAGCAGCTGTCCGGTCGGGCGCAGGTCGCAGTGCCCGCGCCGCGCGATCAGGCCTATCTGATGGATTTCGACACAGAGGCCAAACCAGTCATCCGCCCGTTGACGGGTTTGGGCGCGGTGGCATTTTCGACCGATCACAGCCCTGCGGCGCATATCGGCTGTCTGGCGCAGATTGCGGCGGGCCGGATCGGCGGGGATTATCCCCGCCCTACGCCGCTTTATGTGCGCGCCGCCGATGCCGCCCCCGCCCGTGACGCAGCGCCCGTGATCCTGCCATGA
- a CDS encoding GNAT family N-acetyltransferase, whose product MTPEALARLHAQAFSSTRTWSAAEFRDLLDQPGAILAGDDRAFALLRVTLDEAEILTIATAPAHRRKGLARKALAQAETAAQALGACVIFLEVAEDNTAARALYAQAGYAQIGRRPGYYLPKDAAPVAALVLRKAFAAR is encoded by the coding sequence ATGACGCCAGAAGCGCTGGCCAGGCTGCATGCGCAGGCGTTTTCATCCACCCGCACATGGTCGGCCGCCGAATTCCGCGACCTACTGGATCAGCCGGGGGCGATCCTTGCAGGCGATGACCGCGCCTTTGCCCTGCTGCGCGTCACGCTGGACGAGGCCGAAATCCTGACCATCGCCACCGCCCCTGCGCATCGGCGCAAGGGGCTCGCGCGCAAGGCGCTGGCACAGGCGGAAACGGCGGCGCAGGCGCTAGGTGCCTGTGTGATCTTTCTTGAAGTGGCCGAGGATAACACCGCCGCACGCGCGCTTTATGCGCAAGCGGGCTATGCGCAGATCGGGCGGCGACCGGGTTATTATCTGCCCAAAGATGCAGCACCTGTCGCGGCATTGGTATTGCGCAAGGCATTTGCTGCCCGGTAA